GCACATCCGGACGCGGGTGCGGCACCTGCACCTGGCGGATTCGGTGGGGCTCGACTTCCGGTGGCTGGGGCGGGCCTCGTACCCGGCGGGCCTCTTCCTGCTGAGGGATGGGGTGGATCTGCACTCGGTGGGACTGCGAGCGCTGGAGACGGGAGGCGCGCTGGCCCTGCACGCGCAGCTGCGCGCCTTGGGGCTCGATGGCCACCGCCGGCTGCTGGCCGACGTGCTCCGGAGCGAGCGCGTCATCCGCCGCGGCCTGGGGCTGGGCCTGTCCGGTGTCTCCGCGGGTGCCGAGACACGGCGCCGGAGTGGTACGGATCAGGTCGCGAACCAGGCCTCCGGCCTCCCGCTGGAGGTGATGACCTTCTCCGGCGCGCGTGCGCCCCTGGCTCGGCCGCGGAACTGAGGGGCCGGGGCGAGAGGGCTCTCAGGCCACGTGCACCTGTTCCTTGCGTTTGCGCTCGTAGAGGGCGCGCGCCTCCGCCTCGGTGTTGGCGAAGAGGAAGTCGAGGTGCGACTTGCCGGTGACGTAGATGGCGATGGCCATGGCCTTGGTGGCGGCCTTCTGCACGAAGCCCGCGCCGACGTACACCACGCCGAGGAGCCACTCGGTGCGCAGGTTCTGGATGAAGTGCTCGCGGGCCTTCTTGTCGAGCTCGGACTCGGCGACGTCCACGATGAGGAAGAAGGGCTGCTGCGAGCCCAGCTCGCGGTAGATGGCGGTGGTGCGCCGGGCCTCCTCGAGGCTGGTGAGGCCGGAGTACTTCGCGACGACCAGGTCAGGAGGTTCGAAGCGCACTCGGTTGGTGCCGAACATCCACTCGCGGTGAGCCGTCATGATCGGACCTCCAGGGAGGATGCGACCAGTCTAGCGAGGGTTGGTCCGCCCGCGAGGGGTGCGACAATGGCTCTGTCGGCTGGTGGAGCGTGTTAATTTTCGACGAGATGTCCTCCACCAAGAACAAGGTCGCGCTCGTCCTGAGCTACCAGTACCCGGGCAAGTACGCGCTCACCGTCCTCGCGGGGGCGGTGGAGGCGGACGCGGTGGGGCGGGACGTGGCCCTGCGCTTCCCCAGAGACCGGGAGTCGCTGCTGACGGCGGTGCGCCAGTGCCACGATGAGGGGTACCGGGTGGTGGTGGCGTGGTCGTTCTACTCGGCGAGCTTCCCCGGAGCGGTCGAGGAGCTGGCGTGGCTGCGTGAGCGGCTGGAGGGCCGCGAGGTGCTGTGCATCGCGGGCGGGGTGCACGCCACGGCGGAGACGGAGCAGACGCTGCGAGCGGGCTTCGATCTGGTGGCGGTGGGCGAAGGCGAGCCGGTGTTGTTGGAGCTGCTCGGCCGGCTGGTGCGCGGCGAGGACCCGAGACAGACGCGGGGCATGGCCCGGTTGGTGGAGGGGCGGATGGTGCCGCAGGGGCGGAGCGAGGGCGTGGTGCTGGACACGTACCCGCCGTTCGCGGCGGGGCACGCGAAGTTCGGGGCGATCGAGATTACACGGGGCTGCATCTACGCGTGCCGGTTCTGCCAGACGCCCTTCATGAGCAAGGCGCGCTTCCGGCACCGGAGCGTGGAGAACATCGCGCACTGGACGCGGGTGTTGAGGAAGGCGGGCAAGCGGGACGTGCGCTTCATCACGCCGACGTCCATGTCGTACGGCTCGCCGGACGAGTCGGTGAATCTGGAGGCACTGGAGCGGCTGCTGGCGGCGGTGCGCGAGGCGATGGGCCCGGAGGGGCGGGTGTTCTACGGGACCTTCCCCTCGGAGGTGAGACCGGAGCACGTGACGCCCGAGGCGTTGGCGCTGCTCAAGCGCTACGTGGACAACGACAACCTCATCATCGGAGGGCAGTCGGGGAGCGAGCGGATTCTCCAGGCGAGTCACCGGGGGCACGACGTGGAGACGGTGGTGAGGGCGGCGAGCCTGGCGGTGGAGGCGGGGTTCGTGCCGAACGTGGACTTCATCCTCGGGCTGCCGGGCGAGGCGCCGGAGGACGTGAGGG
This is a stretch of genomic DNA from Archangium violaceum. It encodes these proteins:
- a CDS encoding TIGR04013 family B12-binding domain/radical SAM domain-containing protein, which gives rise to MSSTKNKVALVLSYQYPGKYALTVLAGAVEADAVGRDVALRFPRDRESLLTAVRQCHDEGYRVVVAWSFYSASFPGAVEELAWLRERLEGREVLCIAGGVHATAETEQTLRAGFDLVAVGEGEPVLLELLGRLVRGEDPRQTRGMARLVEGRMVPQGRSEGVVLDTYPPFAAGHAKFGAIEITRGCIYACRFCQTPFMSKARFRHRSVENIAHWTRVLRKAGKRDVRFITPTSMSYGSPDESVNLEALERLLAAVREAMGPEGRVFYGTFPSEVRPEHVTPEALALLKRYVDNDNLIIGGQSGSERILQASHRGHDVETVVRAASLAVEAGFVPNVDFILGLPGEAPEDVRATLELMKRLADLGAKVHGHTFMPLPGTPYRDAAPGAVDDETRRELDRLASQGRLYGHWKQQVKLANGIAERRQPRR